In the genome of Pseudomonas protegens, one region contains:
- a CDS encoding YecA family protein — MSFAEQLTRLQVFLDADDLHDEALDYVAAHGYLTALSICSESVPDREWIDALFAEEPHYRDDAEREAIESTLLALKAHIARQLASDEEFELPCELDLGDDPDDSDLRGWCIGFMEGVFLREAAWFETAEEEVSEMLLPIMVGSGLFDEQPEFSDIATDANLMDDMIVQIPEALTALYLLCNAPDEKPALLKPRHH; from the coding sequence ATGTCCTTCGCTGAGCAACTAACCCGCCTGCAAGTCTTCCTCGACGCAGATGATCTGCACGACGAGGCGCTGGACTACGTGGCCGCTCACGGCTACCTGACCGCGCTGTCGATCTGTTCGGAAAGCGTTCCCGACCGTGAGTGGATCGACGCCCTCTTCGCCGAAGAGCCGCATTACCGCGACGACGCCGAACGCGAAGCCATCGAATCCACCCTGCTGGCCCTCAAGGCGCACATCGCCCGCCAACTGGCCTCCGACGAGGAATTCGAACTGCCCTGCGAACTCGACCTGGGCGACGACCCGGACGACTCCGACCTGCGCGGCTGGTGCATCGGCTTCATGGAAGGCGTGTTCCTGCGCGAAGCGGCCTGGTTCGAAACCGCAGAGGAAGAAGTCAGCGAGATGCTGCTGCCGATCATGGTCGGCTCTGGCCTGTTCGACGAGCAGCCGGAGTTCTCGGACATCGCCACCGATGCCAACCTGATGGACGACATGATCGTGCAGATCCCCGAAGCCCTGACGGCGTTGTACCTGCTGTGCAACGCTCCTGACGAAAAGCCCGCACTGCTCAAGCCTCGCCATCACTGA
- a CDS encoding YbaN family protein, with protein MAKPIGQRPRVLRYVLLAIGWLSVALGVIGIFLPVLPTTPFLLLAAACFARSSPRFYQWLVQHPRLGPWICNYLDGNGIPLKGKAYAIGLMWLSIGLSCYLVPSIWARSFMLTSAVLVSIYILRQKTMRT; from the coding sequence ATGGCCAAGCCCATAGGCCAACGCCCCCGGGTACTGCGTTACGTTCTGCTGGCCATCGGCTGGTTGAGCGTAGCGCTCGGGGTCATCGGCATCTTCCTTCCGGTGCTGCCCACCACCCCTTTCCTGCTGCTGGCGGCCGCCTGTTTCGCCCGCAGTTCGCCGCGCTTCTACCAGTGGCTGGTGCAGCACCCGCGCCTGGGTCCATGGATATGCAACTACCTGGACGGCAACGGCATACCGCTCAAGGGCAAGGCGTATGCGATCGGCCTGATGTGGCTGAGCATCGGCCTCTCCTGCTACCTGGTGCCGTCAATCTGGGCCCGCAGCTTCATGCTGACCAGCGCGGTGCTGGTCAGCATTTACATCCTGCGGCAGAAAACCATGCGCACCTGA
- a CDS encoding tRNA-uridine aminocarboxypropyltransferase has protein sequence MSRARCERCLRPTGHCLCPLIPRLSSRTRVLLLQHPSEVNHALNTARLAALGLSNAQLLVGEVFEDLPALLAQPGYRACLLFPADDAQPLQAYAETDEPLLLVVPDGTWRKARKLLHLNPLLAALPRVTLAAATPSRYRLRKAPGPGALSTLEAIVQALQVLEAPASFEPLLRPFEALIDGQIAAMGEDTYQRNHGPKASR, from the coding sequence ATGTCCCGAGCACGCTGCGAGCGTTGCCTGCGCCCCACGGGCCACTGTCTGTGCCCGCTGATCCCGCGGTTGTCCAGTCGCACCCGGGTGTTGCTGTTGCAGCATCCCAGCGAGGTCAACCATGCCCTGAACACCGCGCGACTGGCCGCGCTGGGGTTGAGTAACGCCCAGTTGCTGGTTGGCGAGGTGTTCGAGGACTTGCCGGCGCTGCTCGCCCAGCCCGGATACCGGGCCTGCTTGTTGTTCCCGGCCGATGATGCCCAGCCCTTGCAGGCCTACGCTGAGACGGATGAACCCTTGCTGCTGGTGGTGCCCGACGGCACCTGGCGCAAGGCGCGCAAGCTGCTGCACCTCAACCCGTTGCTGGCGGCCTTGCCACGAGTAACCCTGGCGGCCGCGACGCCTTCGCGCTATCGCCTGCGCAAGGCCCCTGGGCCGGGGGCGCTGTCGACCCTGGAAGCCATTGTCCAGGCGTTGCAGGTACTGGAGGCGCCAGCCTCCTTCGAGCCCTTGCTGCGCCCCTTCGAGGCGCTGATCGACGGGCAGATCGCCGCGATGGGTGAAGACACTTACCAACGCAACCATGGTCCCAAGGCTTCCCGGTAG